In Armatimonadota bacterium, the genomic stretch ACGGCGGCGACCGCGCAGTGTGTCGCCGAGGCAATGGGACTGGCATTGCCCCACTCCGCTCTTGCGCCAAGCGGGTTTGACATCTGGACTGACCTAGCTCGCGATTCGGCTAGTGCTATCGTCCAGCTACGTGATCGAGGGATTGGCGTGAAGGACATTCTCACCGAGGCGTCGATTCGGAACGCGATGGTGATTCACGCAGCGATGGGCGGCTCAACGAATCTGCTGCTGCACATCCCGGCAATTGCCCACGCCGCCGGGCTGCGGCGCCCGACTCGAGAAGATTTTCTGGAGATCAACCTCAAGGCTCCGCGGATTGTGGACTGCCTCCCAACCGGGGTACACCCCACCGTTCGAGTCTTTATGGCGGGTGGTGTCCCGGAAGTGATGCTCCATCTCGCCGAACTTGGGCTCCTCGACCTAGAGGCAAAAACAGTCACCGGCCACACACTGGGCGAGAACCTAGAGGCATGGCGCAATTCAGAGCGACGCCGGATCTTGCGCGAAAGACTTCAACAAGAAGACGGTGTGGAGCCCGACGATGTGATTCTTCCGGCTGCTAAAGCCAAACAATTGGGATTCACCTCCACGGTTGCGTATCCGACGGGAAACATCGCCCCCGAGGGCAGCGTTGTCAAGGCAACTTCAATCCATCCCCGACTCCTCGATGTGAACGGCGTCTATCACAAGGTCGCCCCTTGCCGGACCTTCACCAATGAGGCCAGTGCGATTCAAGCCGTGAAGGACGGCACGATCCAACCTGGAGAGGTCGTCATCATCATGTGCCGAGGCCCCCTCGGCGCGGGGATGCCAGAAACCTATGAGGTCACCGCCGCTCTCAAAGGCGTCCCCGAACTCTCTGACTGCGCCCTCATCACCGATGCCCGCTTCTCCGGCGTTACGACTGGCCCATGCTTCGGCCACGTTTCTCCCGAAGCACTGGTCCCCGGATCACCGCTCGGGAAACTTCAGGACGGAGACATGATCGAAATCAAGCTCGACACAAAGACGATGATCGGCTCCATCGATGCTCTCATCGATTTAGAATCTCGCGCGACTCGGACCGACTTGGAGCGCGACCCGTATCTTCCGGACTACATCCAGCAATGGGCTCTAGTTCAACACTTTAGCGGCGGCGTTTGGGGTGGCTGCGTCGAGGATATACGGGCCCTGACTTTGCTTCTCGACAGAAGCTAGTCGGCAACGACGTCCATTGAGAGAATCAGATCGCCTGCGAATTGGAAAGTGTGTTTCACTTGGGCATCTGCAAGCACGTCTCCCTCAAGGCTTTTGACCACCTGGTGGACTGTGACGACCACAGCGCCGTCAGGCGAAAATGCAAACTCCACGGGCTCGACTTTGGGATCGATTTCGGACCATTGCTCAGTCCAATAGGCTCGAACTTCTTCACGTCCGGTCACATGGCCGCCCTTGAAAGCACGAGGCCAGGAAATATCGGATGCCATTATGGCCAGGGCTGCGTCGATGTTCCGCGCATTGAAAGCAATATAAGCACGTCGAAGGAGGTCGAATTTGAGTTCGATTGTGTCTTGCATTTTAGGGATTCCTCGACAGGTCTGCTAGCATCACACTGCTCTCAGCAAGTCTTGATCTTCCTTTACGCCACGTTGGTTAACCATGCGTCAAACTAACTCAGTGACATCTGGAAACTCTGAAAACATCGAGATCAGGCGAATCGGAGACGGTGAAATCGAAGTAGTAAGAGCACTGCTCCTTGCGAATGGTTGGGGTGCCCGACTGCGGGATGCTGATAGATTTCGAGAGGTGATCCATCGATCGCACTTCGCATTGGTGGCGGTCAGTGATTCCAAAGTCGTTGGCTTCATCAGAGCGATCAGCGATGGGTGGTACAACGCCTACATCTCCATGGTCGTCGTCCATCCCGAGTATCGCCGCCAGGGCATCGCCACAGCCTTGATGAACCACATGATGGCCGACGGCGAAGAAATGACTTGGGTGCTGAGAGCGGGCAGGGACGGAGTCAGTGGGTTTTATGAAGGTCTCGGATTCTCCAATTCAGAAGTCGCGATGGAGCGCACGCGAAAGAGTAACTAATCCCTCCTCCAAGATGCGGTATCGTTCAGTTGAACCGCATCGAGGCAATCAACTATGGATTTCGAGAACCCAAAACTTCCTTCGCGCCGCACCTTGCTCAAAGCATCTGGAACCCTTGCCGCAGGCTCACTATTGCCTTCGCTAGGATTCGGAAATGTTCACATGAGCAACGACGAAACGATCCAGGTCGCACTGGTTGGATGTGGCGGACGCGGCGGCGGGGCGGCGGCAAACGCAATGTCGGTTCCCGGGCAGACCCTCAAGCTGGTGGCAGTTGCTGACGTATTCGCAGACCGCATGAACGATTGCGTCGGGAATCTTGAAAAAGGATTCAAAGCGAAAATGGATCTGCCAAAGGATCGGCAGTTCCTCGGTTTTGATGCTTACAAAGAAGCGATGGACTGCCTCAAGCCAGGCGACATCGTCATTCTGACCACACCTCCCGCGTTCCGTTGGGTTCACTTCCAGTACGCAATTTCGAAGAAGCTCAATATCTTCATGGAGAAGCCGGTGAGCACCGACGGACCTTCGGCTCGCAAGATGCTGGCGTTGGCAGAAGAAGCTGAGAAAGCTGGGCTTAAGATCGGGGTCGGCCTCATGTCGCGCCACTCGGTCGGACTTCAGCAACTGCACGAGAAGGTGACGAACGGCGATCTCGGAGAAATTCTTCTTCTGCGCGGCTACCGGATGCACGGCCCTGCCGCCTCGTTCGAGTCGACGCCGAAGCCAGACGGCATGACTCACTTGGAGTATCAGATCCGGCGATTCCACAGCTTTCTCTGGGCCTCAGGTGGATGCTTTAGCGATTTCTACATCCACCACGTCGATCATCTTTCTTGGATGAAGAATGCCTGGCCAGTGAGCGCGCAGGGAATGGGTGGGCGCCACTACCGAACAAACTCCGATGGAGTTCCTTTGATTGATCAGAACTTTGATTCGTACTCAGTTGAATACACCTTTGAAGACGGAACCAAGTTCATCTTCGATGGTCGCTGTGTCGAGGGTGCCCACGGAGTGTTCTCAAGCTACATTCATGGCACCAAGGGCTCGGCAATCGCAGCGCGGAGCGGAGACTGCAATGGGCCGTCGGCGACTTTTGCCAACCAAACGATGACTGGCACCCCAACTTGGATCGCGACCGACAAGAGCAACCCGTATCAGAACGAGTGGAACACGCTGGTGAAGAATATCCGTGCGAATACGGCCTACAACGAAGTCAAGCGTGGCGTTCATGCAAGCCTTGCGACGGCGATGGGCCGCATGGCGGCACACACCGCCCAAGTAGTGACCTTCGACCAAATGCTGAACTGCGAGCACGAGTTTGCGCCTGGAGTGGATAAGCTGACGTACCAATCCGATTCGCCACTGATGCCCGGAGCGAACGGAAAGTATCCGGTGCCTCAGCCGGGTCGATTGGTTGATCGGGAATATTAAGGTATCCCCGGCGTCTCGCCGGGTCTTTCGATTCCGGGGGGACGCTCGAGTTACTTCGCGACTTTGATGAAAACTTGGGTGCCGGGATAGAGCCTTTGTAGCTTTGCTCGGCCCTTCTCGTCCAGCAGAGTCAGGGCGGTAGAAAGCGGATCGGTCGTGAAGCCGTTCGGGGCGATAATGGTCGCTTGAACCCGGTCGGAGAGACCATAACCGGTGCGGGTATCGACCACATGGGAATAGCGTACGCCGCCAATCTCGACAAACTGTTCGGTATCGCCAGATGACGAGACTGCACAATTTTTGAGATGGAGCGTTTTTGCGGCATTTGGAATCTCGACTTCCCAGCCTTCCTTCTCGGGTGGAGCTTCGCCAAGAACGAGGTCGCCACCCATTTCGATCAGGGCAATCTTGATGCCGTTAGTTTGCAATGCTCGAAGTGCCTGGTCGGAGGCGTAGCCTTTGGCGATCCCTCCTAGATCAAGCTTCATCCCGTCTCGGTCCAGCCAAGCGGTCTGGCTCCTCCGATCAAGATGCAGGAATCGATAACTGACCAAGCCTTGCGCGGCTTTGATCTCCTCGATGGAGGGAAGCACTTTGCTCTTCCGAGCTTTCCGCCAGAGTTGAACGAGTGGGCCGACCGTGCAATCGAATCGCCCGTCCGTCTGCTTCGATATGTGCTGGCTACGGTCAAGAACCTTGAATAGATCGGGTGATAGCTTGATCTTTGTGCCACGCGGTTTTGCGCAAAACTGCATGAGCTCGCTGCTTGGACGGTAGTCACTCATCGCCTGCTCAAGCTCAGCGATGCGTTTAAAGGCGGCCTCGGCAGCCCGGTTTGCGGCACCCTGTGACGAAGCGTATAGAACGATACGGGCATCGATGCCCATGTGGTACTCGACTAAGGTAAAACGGGTGAGTTGTTCAGCCTTCTGGGTCGTCTGACCTTGAGGGACTGAGAATGCCCCCACAAGCCCGAGCACACCTGCTATGACCACTCTCATTGTTGCCCTTTCGCTCATATCGCCTGTTCAGGATACGACAAAGAAGCCGGCTCCTTATACGGAATCGCTCCCTAATTCGGTGGTGAAGATCAACATGGTGCCGATTCCAGGAAGCAAAACGGTGAAACCGTTTTTTATGGCTACGACGGAAACTTGCTGGGAGGCGTTTGATGTGTTTCTGCAGAGCGGTCCACCATCTAAGCCTTATGAGCAGGCGGTTTTTGCCCCCGATGCTGTTGCAAGACCCAGCCGGAGCTACCACCTCCCGGATCGCGGATTCGGACATCGTGGATTTCCGGTTATCAGCGTAAGCTACACGAACTGCGAGATGTTTTGCCGGTGGCTCTCGTCCGTAACGAAGAAGAGGTATCGGCTCCCGACTGAGGCGGAGTTTCTTCATGCCGCAACCGCCGGGGCAAAGGTGCCTTGGAAAATGACAGCAGCGGAGATTGACAAAGTTTCCTGGAACTATGCGAACATCGAAGAAATGACCAGTGCGGTCGCAAAGAAGGCACCGAACGCTTTCGGACTTTACGACACGTTGGGAAATGTCGGCGAATGGTCAACGGATGTAAAGGGTGAGCCTGTCTTATGTGGGCCAACGTTCATGCAGAACCCCGAAGAAGTCTCGCCAAGCTTCAAGCAGAAATGGATTCCGGCCTGGCAAGAGTCCGATCCTCAGATCCCAAAGAGCCGCTGGTGGCTGTCCGATGGCCCTTTCTGCGGGTTCCGAATCGTTTGTGAGGGGTGATGGTCTCGCTCGTAGCGGCCACGGTCTTGGGGCAGAGCACTTTTGAAGTCGGTCCGGCGACGGGCAAGCGCATTGTTCTGATCGGAGGGGATGAGGAGTACCGCTCGGAGGAGATGCTCCCGCAACTAGCGAGGATTCTCTCAGATCGGCATGGCTTCCGTTGCGCGGTGGTGCTTTCGCAAAACGCGAATGGTGAGATCGACCCAGAAAACCAGACTTCTGCTCCAGGAATCTCAGCTCTGGACAAAGCGGATTTGTGCATCTTCATGATCCGATTCCGGCACTATTCCGACGCTGACATGGGTCACTTCGTGCGCTACTTTGAGTCGGGCAAGCCGATCATCGCCATTCGGACTAGCACTCATCCGTTTCAATATCCTAAGGATTCCTACAGTCCGTACCGGTTGTGGAGTTGGGACTCGAAGCAGTGGCCTGGCGGCTTCGGTAAGCAGGTTTTAGGAGAGAGGTGGGTGAGCCACTGGGGTAACCATGGCGTTGAGGCAACCAGGGGAGTTCCCGTCTTGGGGCACCCAATTCTAGCAGGAGTAGATGGGCTGTTCGGGACGACCGACGTCTATGAGGCAGCACCCCCGCCTGATGCAAAGATTCTGATGCGAGGTGAAGTTTTGCGATCGCTCGACCCGAAGGCGCCCGCGGCAACGGGGTTGAGGAAAACCCGGACTGGAGCAGAACAGGGCTTGAACGAGCCGATGATGCCAATCGTCTGGACCAGGGAAGTTCCCAACCGAGTCGTCACAACAACTTTTGGGAGTGCAACGGACTTCCTTGATGATCGCTTCCGAGGCCTCCTTGTCAACGCCACTTTTTGGGGACTCAAGAAACAGGTTCCTCTAAGGGCAGATGTTCGATTCGTCGGTGACTACCGCCCATCCCCGTTCGGTTTTGGCAAATTCAAACGAGGCGTGCGTATCGAGGACCTTTAGGCCAAGATGTCCTTGACGATGTTTCCGTGAACATCAGTAAGCCGGTAGTTTCTACCGCCGTGGAAGTAGGTGAGTTTGGTGTGATCAATTCCAAGTAAGTGGAGCATCGTTGCGTGCAGATCATGGATGTGGACTTTATCCTTCACGGCAAAGAACCCGTAATCGTCAGTCGCACCATACTTGATTCCCGCCTTGACTCCGCCTCCGGCAAGGATCGTCGTGAACCCGTGCGGGTTGTGGTCTCGACCGTCGGTTCCTTGTGCGACCGGCGTTCGACCAAACTCTCCGCTGATGATGACCAGGGTGTCCTTCAACATTCCGCGAGCCTTGAGGTCCTTGATCAAACCAGCGATAGGTTTGTCCACTTCCATGGCATTGCTGCCGTGATCCTTCTTGAGCGCTTCGTGCTGATCCCACTTGTAGGAGTGGGTGACTTGGACAAAGCGAACGCCCTTTTCACTGAACCGACGGGCAAGCAGACATTGGTGTCCAAAATTGCGAGTTTTTGGATCATCCAGACCATACAGCTTCTTGGTCTCTTCGGATTCTCCTGCAATCTCTTGTAGCTCGGGGGCGGCGAGCTGCATTCGGAAGGCAAGTTCGTAGGAGTTGATCCTTCCTTCTAGTGCCGGATCTGGACCGATGTGACCGAGCTGGTCGAGTCCCATTTGCCGCATCAGTTCGATTTCGAGTTTCTGAGCTTCGGCAGGGGTCTCGTCGTTATGGATGAACGGGATTCGAGCATTAGGGGCCTCGATTCCGGCGTTTCCGATCGGCGTTCCCTGGGTGTACGCGGGGAGGAATGCCGAGCTCCAGTTGTTGACCCCGCCGTGGCCCAGGGTCGGGCAGATGGTGAGAAAGCCGGGAAGGTTTTGGTTCTCGGTGCCAAGGCCGTAGGTGACCCATGATCCCATCGAAGGGCGGACGAATGTATCGGAGCCAGTATGCAGTTCGAGCAAGGCCGCGCCGTGGCGCGAGTTAGAACCGTACATCGAGTTGATGAAGCAAAGATCATCAACACACGAGCCGACATGAGGGAAGAGGTCGCTGACCTCGATTCCACTCTCGCCGTAGTGCTTGAACTCCCAAGGGCTTTTCAGAAGGTTGCCCGTAGGCGAAGAGACAATGCGTGGCATTTCGCCGGTGAACGGTTTACCGTGGTCGCGGGTCAGAAGAGGTTTGGGGTCGAACGTATCGACCTGCGAAGGACCACCATGGAGGAAGACGAAGATTACTCGCTTCGCCCGCGCCGGGTACATCGGTGCCTTTGGCGCCAGCGGATTCCTCGACTGCTGAGCATTGGCTTCATCGGCAAGCAAGCCGAGGAACGCCATGTTCCCAAATCCTAACGCACTTGCCCGAAGAAGGTCGCGTCTTGAAAGCTGGTCTCTATTCCACATAAATAAACTCGTTCGCTCCGATCATGGTCTTGCACAGACTCTGCCATGCACTCAGTTTAGGTTCTTTTGATTTGGCATAGGCCTGCTCAAACTTTGCGAGATAGGTTAATGACCGCTCAATCTCCTTCTGGCTCGCGAACCGGCCGAAGCATGAGCGAAACAGATTCTGGATTCTTGCCCGATCGTCGATATCCTTTCTCTCCAACAGTTTGGTCGCCTGAGCCTTCGTTGCATTTAAAACGACTTTGCCGTTCAGCATAAACAGAGCCTGCGGAGCAACGGTTGTACTCGCCCGATCACCATTCATCACAGTTGGGTCGCCGAAGTCGAACGCGGTGTACACATCGTAGACTGCAGCTCGAATAACCGGAAGATAAACCGCTCGTCGTGGGCTGTCGTATTGGATAGGGTTTGCGCTCTGGTCGTTCGTCACGTAAGCACGAGGTGGCAGGTTGATCATTGTTCCTCCCATTTTCCTGTCCAGGGTTCCTGAAACGAAGAAGATGCTGTCCCGAATCGCCTCTGCTTCTAATCGCCGTCGATTGAATCGCCATAGGTATCGATTGTCTGGGTCTTGGTTCGCAAACTTGGCGTCGTATTGAGTGCTCATCTGATATGTGCTAGAGAGCATAATGCGCTTCTGCAGTTTCTTCAGGCTCCACTGATCCTCTTTGACGAAACTCGTAGCGAGCCAGTCGAGCAACTCAGGATGCGAAGGCAGATTTCCAAGGATTCCGAAGTTATCGACCGATCCGACAAGTCCTTTGCCAAACTTCCATCGCCATGTTCGATTGACAAACACTCTGGCAGTTAATGGGTTAGTCGGGCTGGTGATCCAATTTGCCAATTCTAGGCGCCCGCTGTGATCCTTAGGAACGACGACTGGCTGATTCTTGGACATCACGACCGGAACTCCACGGTTGGTGTCTTCGCCGAGGGTCAGGTAGTTGCCTCGGAGGTGAACTTTCAAGTTCTTTGGAGCGGCCTCGCTCACCGCCATCGCGCGAGGAATCGTAGGCTTCGAGTCGTTCAGTCGTTTGATTTCTCCTTCAAGAAGTTTGAGCTCCCCAACTTTCTCAGGAGTGAAAAGGTGATCCGAGTTTTCGGGCAATTCTAGTTTTACGTCTGAGCCCGACCGGACTTGCTCGGCGACTCGAGCGACGACTTCGGGAATCAAGCCGGTTGGCACTTGCTTGGTCGGATGCATCTGTAAACGAGGAGTGAACAAGAAGCGATCAATGTGCGGGAAAAAGTTGTCCCGTTCGAACCGGACTTTATTAGTTCCTTGCTTCAGGACGACGATGCCTTCTGCAAACCACTTCTGATGCTGAGGGTAAAAGCCGCCCGTGCTCTGGTTCGCGGCGGAGGCAAGTGCCAGTTCCCCATTGACGTACACGCGAATTGCTCGGTTCTCTCCTGAGGCATACCGAATGTCGAGCTGATACGATCCGCTTGTGGCAACGGTGACCGAGTACTCCGCGATATTGGGATACATTCCCGCATTGTGGATCACCCCAATTTCTGGGCCATAACCACTTTTGTCTCTGGCGACATTCCCTTGAGTGAAGTCTTCCGCTTCAAGCACGACGGCGCCTTCTGGGCGGGGTCCGTTTCGATCGGTCAGGACTGTTTTAAGCTCAGCTTGATCCTTTTCGGATTGCAGAAATTCCTTGGCTGCCTCAACGTAGGCAGGCTTTTCGCTTTGAAGACGGTTCAGTAAGTTTTGTCTTTCTGCTTTTCTGACTGTGTCGCGTTGCGCAGTTCTTTCCTTCAAAGTTGCTTCGATTTTCTTGAGCCGCTCTTGCGGTTCTTTTGGCCCAAGCATTCGCTCTTGCCACTCGGCAACGACGGTGAACTTATCCATCGTCTTTGTTGACTTAAAAATCCCGGCCATCGAGTAGTAGTCTTTTGCGGTTATGGGGTCAAATTTATGATCGTGACACCGGGCACAGCCGACGGTCATCGCTAGCATCCCCTTGCTGAGGGTGTCAACTTGCTCGTCAATGATGTCAAGCTCTTGCTTTGCAGGATCATCCTCCGCAAGCATTTTTCCGCCCAGCGCGAGGTAACCCGTCGCAACAACCTGACTATCACCTGCCCCAGGTAGCAAGTCGCCAGCGATTTGCTCTTGGAAGAATCGGTTGATTGGCATGTCTTGGTTTATTGCTCCAATCACCCAGTCTCGATATCGCCAAGCATTTAGATAAACGAGGTTTTCATCTAGACCGTTGGAATCGGAGTAACGCGCAACGTCCAGCCAGTGCCGTCCCCAGCGTTCGCCATAAGCGGGAGTTGCCAGAAGACGGTCGATGATTTTTTCAAATGCGTTTGGGGTCTTGTCTGCAATGAATGCGTCGATCTCGGCAGGTGTTGGTGGTAGCCCGGTGAGATCAAATGTTGCACGCCTAATGAGCGTGGCTTTGTCAGCCGCAGGAGCGGGCTTCATGCCTTTTTCTTCAAGTTTCGCGAGTACAAACAGGTCGAGCGGAGACTGAGCCCAGGCTTTGTTCTTCACCTTAGGCAGAACTGGGGTCGTCGGAGGAACAAAAGCCCAGAACTGCTGATTTGCTTTCGTCGCAACTTTCGCGGGCCAGGGCCCGCCTGCTTTTCCCCAAGCAGATACGGCGGCGATTTCTGTTGCGCTCATCTTGCCTCCCGGAGGCATCTTCGTCGAGCCGTTGTACTCCACCGCGGCAGCTACTTTCTTGGCCATGGCCGCCGAAATCGGCTTGTCCAACCGGAGTCCGGCAATTTGCTGCTTGTCGCCGTGGCAAGCCAAACATTTCGAGACAAATACTGGCCTGACCTTCGACTCAAAATGAGCAGCCTGCTCGGGGGTCGCGGTAACCATTCCGACCTGCCCGGCGCTCGCAAGCGTGCCATACATTGCCAAGAACGATCCGGAAAGGATTGCTCCATTTCTGATTAGCTTGCTTTGTAGCTCGCGCGGCATGACCGAATTATACATAGCGAACTGAGCGAGTCTTCTCTGAATCGGGAAACTAGGCGAGGATTGCTGGCCGCCGATTGCAACTTTCCAGAGTTCGAGAACTGAGAAGCAGTGCACTGCAGAGTCCGCACTTCAAACTATCGGGACAGCACAAATTTCGATAAACAGAAAAGTCGAGGTTGGGATTCACTAGACAGGCAGGGAGCGTTGGCCCAAATACTTGGCGATCCTTGCAACTCTCGACTGATCGGAGTCCCGATCCGATCCGCGGAAAACCTAGTAGCTTTGAGACGCTCAGCCGCAGGGGAGTTGAAACCGCCTAAGACTTTTCGGTCCGGAATATACAACCCACTGCTTTTGTTCGCGACATCTTGATGGGTTTGCGGAGTAACGTCAAATCAAGCGCCACCCTCAAGTCAAAGTGTTTGGGTTCCGCTCGAATCTTGCCAAAGTCAACAGCACGGTCGTCTATTCGACCTCGATAAATGATCTGGCCCCCTTTCGAGATGACTACTGCCTCGGGAGAAACTGTTGCGCCAGCGCGTTTGGCGAGCGAATGAATCGAATCTAGGACAAGTGTGCAGTCAAGGCCATAGTCCCGAGCGTGTCGTTTTGCATCTTCCCGGTTCAGATTTGTGTCCGCGTAGACCACGGAAAATTGGACGCCTTTTTCCCCGTAGTGCTTGATAATACGCTTCAACTCTGGCGCGAACATGTTGGCGATCGGACAGTCTGTCAAAACGAACAATAGAACCAATGGTTGTTCCTTAGGGACAAAAGGATCGAAGATGGCTCCTTCGGTGGTCACCCATCGACCTGGTTTAAATTGTCGGTTCATTTGCCCAAGGGTGAAGCTGCCAATCAGCAGTAGTGCTACGGCTCCGAGTGCTGCCCTTACCCTGGCATAACCACCTGCCCGGATCCGCTGAGATTCTGACATACTAGGTGAATTATGCCGAATCTAAAATCCATGATTATCGTGCTGTCGAGCTTTGCAGCCTTCGGCTTCGGAACGTATCAAGCATCTTCAAGCCCGGACACCCCTACATTCTCGAAAGATGTCGCCCCAATTCTTTATAAGCGTTGCGCCTCCTGCCATAGTGACAGTCGCATCGCTCCATTTTCGCTTGTAGGCTACGCGAACGTAAAGAGCCGAGCGGACACTATCGTTGGCGTAACACAGTCCAACTTCATGCCGCCTTGGAAAGCCAAAGCAGACTATGGCCACTTCCGAGACGTTGCCGCCTTGACCAAGCAAGAGAAGAATGTTCTAAAGCGATGGGCTGAAACTGGGACAAAAGAGGGCAACCCGGCGGAAACGCCAAAGCCACCCACGGTAGTTCCTGGTTGGCGACTAGGCAAACCGGACTATCTTCTCGTGCCAGGCAAACTGACCCCGATTCCCGCCGAGGGCAGAGATTTCTTTCGTGACTACTTGATTGATCCGCAAGTCACAAAACCAACGTGGATCCGAGCAATCGACTTTCAACCCAAAGAACAAGGCACCGTACACCATATCATTCCGTCGCTCATCAAGAAAGAGGAAGCTGAGAAACTGCGAAAGATCAAGTTTGATTTTGATGATGACAGTTGGAAGCCAGAGTCGACGCAGAGCGCAGAGGTCTACAATGTTCTTGGATTCTGGTCGACAGGAGCACCGCCGTTCGAATCTCCGGAAGGGACCGCCTTTCTTGTTAATCCCGGAGACTGCTTTATCCTTAATGTTCACTACAAACCGAAAGGAAAGCCGGCAACGGAACAACCACAGGTTGCGCTCTACACCCAAGAGTCCGCCCCTAAAGATGAGATGTCGGTTAACGTAGTCGCGTCTGGTGACATCTACATACAGCCGGGCGAAAAAAATGCCCGATTCTACGCGATCGGGCCAGTAACCCAACACGATACAACGATCTATGCCGTTTGGCCGCATATGCATTACCTTGGGAAGACCTTCAAAGCTTGGGTCAAGTTTCCGGGCGGCTATTCAAAACCGTTAATAGCGATCGACAGTTGGGACCCGGATTGGCAACTGCTCTACTACCTCCAAGAACCGATGCAAGTTCCGAAGGGCTCCAAGATTTACGTGACCGGCACGTATGACAACTCTAGAGACAATCCGCGAAACCCACATTCGCCGCCGAGCGTGGTCGAAGCTGGAGAATCATCACGAGATGAGATGCTCTTCTTCGAGGTGTTTCGGGTCGAGCACAAGCCGAAGGAGAAGGTCGAAACAAAAAAACCTCCCACTGGTTAATCGCCGCTGAGCCAGGTTGTAAGCCTGTGTTTTTGGGGGGAAAGTGGGTCTGACGAGAATCGCTATTTATGTTTGGGTTCTTAGCAAGAAAACTCGGGTTAGAACCTACGAGTACTCACCGCTTACAGTCCCCATTCCGCACGCAAATTGATAAGACTTCTCGAACCAGCTGTTGCGACGTTGCTCCGACATAAGAACTCGAAATCCTAGAACAGCGGTTGGGAGGAAGAAGCAAAGTCCTACTTGATCCAGACGATCGGTTCTCTTCTCACTCTTGCTCTGGCGGAATCGGTTACTTGAATTGAAGCAGAGGCCGCCGAAAACAGCTTTCGACACATCTATAGAGTTGAGTGGTGGAGAATAGGGGGCTCGAACCCCTGACCTCTTCCATGCCATGGAAGCGCTCTCCCAGCTGAGCTAATTCCCCACTCGTAAGCTTTGGACCATCGGCCTTCGGCTTTCAGCGGATGTGGTCCACTAACCAAGATATTACCTCAGCGGTACATCGGGTGCAAGTGGCGGAGGGCACGGTAATCTTCGGATTGTGCTGACTCGCCGAGAAGCGATTGTGGGGATTGCCGCGATTCCTTTTGCCACGCGAGCTAGCTCCCCGAACTCAAGAAAGATGGTCTATCCTCCTCGACTCAAGCCCGGCGACCTCGTCGCCATCCTCTCGCCGGCCGGGGCTGCGGAGTCCGAAGAGAGTTTGGCGCATGCCGTCTTGAACGTCGAGTCGCTAGGCTTGCGCGTCAAACGGATGCCGAATCTTGGCCGGCGGTGGGGGTACCTTGGCGGCACCGACGAGCAACGCGCGGGTGATCTCAACGAGGCGATTCGGGATGATGAAGTGAAAGGGATTATCTGCTTGCGTGGCGGATACGGGACGATGCGGATTCTGCCAATGTTGGACTACAAGGGGTTCT encodes the following:
- a CDS encoding SUMF1/EgtB/PvdO family nonheme iron enzyme, whose product is MTTLIVALSLISPVQDTTKKPAPYTESLPNSVVKINMVPIPGSKTVKPFFMATTETCWEAFDVFLQSGPPSKPYEQAVFAPDAVARPSRSYHLPDRGFGHRGFPVISVSYTNCEMFCRWLSSVTKKRYRLPTEAEFLHAATAGAKVPWKMTAAEIDKVSWNYANIEEMTSAVAKKAPNAFGLYDTLGNVGEWSTDVKGEPVLCGPTFMQNPEEVSPSFKQKWIPAWQESDPQIPKSRWWLSDGPFCGFRIVCEG
- a CDS encoding YjhG/YagF family D-xylonate dehydratase, which produces MSEHLFRTSNLDFPLKSPGPDGSLDYTPDDLLNRPSGDLFGISQNAGMSGKGSGATDPNMVILSTLGGWPGAALGAHTGHNELYKLVETAAQEFKNLGQLPFALYTSDTCDGRTQGTIWANISLASRNIIYKSLATQLRGIPCAEGVLGIATCDKGLPAMTMLIASLRQFPGNLPGIIVPGGVTLPPEEGEDAGTIQSLGARFAKGLVNLDQAQDLGCKACATPGGGCQFFGTAATAQCVAEAMGLALPHSALAPSGFDIWTDLARDSASAIVQLRDRGIGVKDILTEASIRNAMVIHAAMGGSTNLLLHIPAIAHAAGLRRPTREDFLEINLKAPRIVDCLPTGVHPTVRVFMAGGVPEVMLHLAELGLLDLEAKTVTGHTLGENLEAWRNSERRRILRERLQQEDGVEPDDVILPAAKAKQLGFTSTVAYPTGNIAPEGSVVKATSIHPRLLDVNGVYHKVAPCRTFTNEASAIQAVKDGTIQPGEVVIIMCRGPLGAGMPETYEVTAALKGVPELSDCALITDARFSGVTTGPCFGHVSPEALVPGSPLGKLQDGDMIEIKLDTKTMIGSIDALIDLESRATRTDLERDPYLPDYIQQWALVQHFSGGVWGGCVEDIRALTLLLDRS
- a CDS encoding FAD:protein FMN transferase, which encodes MRVVIAGVLGLVGAFSVPQGQTTQKAEQLTRFTLVEYHMGIDARIVLYASSQGAANRAAEAAFKRIAELEQAMSDYRPSSELMQFCAKPRGTKIKLSPDLFKVLDRSQHISKQTDGRFDCTVGPLVQLWRKARKSKVLPSIEEIKAAQGLVSYRFLHLDRRSQTAWLDRDGMKLDLGGIAKGYASDQALRALQTNGIKIALIEMGGDLVLGEAPPEKEGWEVEIPNAAKTLHLKNCAVSSSGDTEQFVEIGGVRYSHVVDTRTGYGLSDRVQATIIAPNGFTTDPLSTALTLLDEKGRAKLQRLYPGTQVFIKVAK
- a CDS encoding nuclear transport factor 2 family protein: MQDTIELKFDLLRRAYIAFNARNIDAALAIMASDISWPRAFKGGHVTGREEVRAYWTEQWSEIDPKVEPVEFAFSPDGAVVVTVHQVVKSLEGDVLADAQVKHTFQFAGDLILSMDVVAD
- a CDS encoding Gfo/Idh/MocA family oxidoreductase, whose amino-acid sequence is MDFENPKLPSRRTLLKASGTLAAGSLLPSLGFGNVHMSNDETIQVALVGCGGRGGGAAANAMSVPGQTLKLVAVADVFADRMNDCVGNLEKGFKAKMDLPKDRQFLGFDAYKEAMDCLKPGDIVILTTPPAFRWVHFQYAISKKLNIFMEKPVSTDGPSARKMLALAEEAEKAGLKIGVGLMSRHSVGLQQLHEKVTNGDLGEILLLRGYRMHGPAASFESTPKPDGMTHLEYQIRRFHSFLWASGGCFSDFYIHHVDHLSWMKNAWPVSAQGMGGRHYRTNSDGVPLIDQNFDSYSVEYTFEDGTKFIFDGRCVEGAHGVFSSYIHGTKGSAIAARSGDCNGPSATFANQTMTGTPTWIATDKSNPYQNEWNTLVKNIRANTAYNEVKRGVHASLATAMGRMAAHTAQVVTFDQMLNCEHEFAPGVDKLTYQSDSPLMPGANGKYPVPQPGRLVDREY
- a CDS encoding GNAT family N-acetyltransferase — encoded protein: MTSGNSENIEIRRIGDGEIEVVRALLLANGWGARLRDADRFREVIHRSHFALVAVSDSKVVGFIRAISDGWYNAYISMVVVHPEYRRQGIATALMNHMMADGEEMTWVLRAGRDGVSGFYEGLGFSNSEVAMERTRKSN